TACTAATATGCTGCTGACGATACGTTCAAGTCTGGATGAAGCTTCAAAGGTCGATGAAGGAAGCATATCATCGGTCGCGCAGGCTATGGCCAAAGGGGCACTCATGGGTGCCAGAGGTAATAGCGGCGTTATTCTGTCGCAAATATGGCGTGGTCTGGCAAACAGTTTAAGTGAGAAAGTAACTATAGATGGTAAAGACCTGGCCAAGGCCCTGCTTCAGGCCTCGGAAATGGCTTACCGCGGATTAAGCAATCCTGTTGAAGGGACAATCCTGACCGTAATAAGGGAAGCTGCACTGGCCGCTGAGAAACGGGCCACGGACGGTAATGGCAGCGTGACATCGGTTTTGGAAGCTGCGGTTGAAGCCGCGAAGGAATCGGTTGCCAATACACCCAGCCTGCTTCCGGTATTGAGGGAGGCGGGAGTGGTAGATGCCGGTGGGCAAGGGCTTTATACCCTGCTGGAGGGAGCCCTTCTCTATCTTAAAGGTGAAATAAATCGGATAAAATCAGATAAGTCGGAAA
The window above is part of the Chloroflexota bacterium genome. Proteins encoded here:
- a CDS encoding DAK2 domain-containing protein, whose amino-acid sequence is MDGHRTIAGQELKGMFSAALDWFEKSVSEIDALNVFPVPDGDCGTNMLLTIRSSLDEASKVDEGSISSVAQAMAKGALMGARGNSGVILSQIWRGLANSLSEKVTIDGKDLAKALLQASEMAYRGLSNPVEGTILTVIREAALAAEKRATDGNGSVTSVLEAAVEAAKESVANTPSLLPVLREAGVVDAGGQGLYTLLEGALLYLKGEINRIKSDKSEIIASRVPVATKQWQGSRREEVPFGYCTEFILEGENLNPDEIRQELGKQGQSVIAVGDPNMVRVHIHVLDPSNVIRYAISLGTMHKINIRNMDEQYEDFLALQKERGLPIADMAVVAVVTGEGLS